One window of Bacteroidota bacterium genomic DNA carries:
- a CDS encoding Fic family protein — MLKIYGGASHKPPEAIDVPKLMRKLIKWCFGNRKLHPVELASIMHHKLVYIHSFFDGNGRTSRLVMNIILMQVGFPLVAVMKTDRKRYYMALSLADKGDYSSFVNFIARAVERTLDIYLKVVTPKSLVKEKYVSLAELAKDTRYDKKYLNLLARTGKLEAHKDGRNWLASKEALNRYIKGRERKR, encoded by the coding sequence ATATTAAAAATATATGGCGGCGCATCCCATAAACCGCCGGAAGCTATTGATGTACCGAAGTTGATGAGAAAATTAATTAAGTGGTGTTTTGGCAATAGAAAATTACACCCAGTTGAATTGGCAAGTATAATGCATCATAAGTTGGTATATATTCATTCATTTTTTGACGGTAATGGCCGTACCTCAAGGCTTGTGATGAATATTATATTAATGCAAGTTGGTTTTCCTTTGGTGGCGGTAATGAAAACTGACAGAAAGCGTTATTATATGGCTTTGAGTCTGGCGGATAAGGGCGATTATTCTTCTTTTGTTAATTTTATTGCCAGGGCAGTTGAAAGAACTCTTGATATATATTTAAAAGTTGTTACGCCCAAATCTTTAGTTAAAGAAAAATATGTTAGTTTAGCGGAACTTGCTAAAGACACAAGATATGATAAAAAGTATCTTAATCTTTTAGCCCGTACCGGTAAATTAGAGGCTCACAAGGATGGCCGTAATTGGCTGGCATCTAAAGAGGCATTAAATAGATATATTAAAGGGAGAGAGCGTAAAAGATAG
- a CDS encoding AbrB/MazE/SpoVT family DNA-binding domain-containing protein — MRRKLKNNEIRKIYKHGNSLGVTLPREILDVLKWRKGQKLVVKKRGQGILIVDWE; from the coding sequence ATGCGTAGAAAACTTAAAAACAATGAGATTCGCAAGATCTACAAACATGGCAACAGTCTGGGCGTAACTTTGCCCCGGGAGATATTGGATGTGCTTAAGTGGAGGAAAGGGCAGAAGCTGGTGGTGAAAAAGCGAGGTCAGGGAATTTTGATCGTGGATTGGGAATAA